One genomic segment of Streptomyces sp. RKND-216 includes these proteins:
- a CDS encoding excalibur calcium-binding domain-containing protein, which translates to MHLRTAAVTAALACAALLPAVGAAHAQPGGQDKDCSDFETQLEAQQVLDGDPLDFFRLDTDEDGIACESLPGTPVAASTSPSASALPNPPASTSGAPAPPTTTPRTAPTLTPTASPPSTMRPSGAPPAGAGGTADAEGGAGGVLPLGLGLTAAAVAGGVLALARRRGRG; encoded by the coding sequence ATGCACCTCCGCACCGCAGCCGTCACCGCGGCCCTGGCCTGCGCCGCCCTGCTGCCAGCGGTCGGCGCCGCGCACGCACAGCCCGGCGGTCAGGACAAGGACTGTTCGGACTTCGAGACGCAGCTGGAGGCCCAGCAGGTGCTGGACGGGGACCCCCTCGACTTCTTCCGCCTGGACACCGACGAGGACGGCATCGCCTGCGAGTCGCTGCCCGGCACACCGGTGGCGGCGAGCACGAGCCCTAGCGCCTCGGCCCTGCCGAACCCGCCGGCCTCGACATCGGGCGCCCCGGCCCCGCCCACCACCACGCCCCGGACAGCGCCCACCCTCACGCCCACCGCGTCACCGCCCTCGACGATGCGCCCCAGCGGCGCGCCGCCCGCCGGAGCCGGTGGTACCGCGGACGCGGAGGGCGGCGCAGGCGGCGTGCTCCCGCTCGGTCTCGGCCTCACGGCCGCCGCGGTGGCCGGCGGCGTGCTCGCCCTCGCCCGCCGTCGCGGACGCGGCTGA
- a CDS encoding FAD-binding oxidoreductase, which translates to MSTPGTPTPSLPTQDPALLEDLRAALRGPVTGPGDAAYDGARRIYNAMIDRRPAALVGCADAGDVIAAVNRVRDDGLELAVKGGGHSGPGLCLVDGGVTLDLSPMRWVHVDPAARTARVGGGSLIGDLDHAAGAFGLATPAGIVSSTGVGGLTLGGGHGYLTRKYGLTVDNLLAVDMVLADGSFVTASETEHPDLFWAVRGGGGNFGVATAFTYRLHPVDVVGVALTMWPVERTVEVVKWYREYLPQAPDDVYGFLAVLSVPPAPPFPPEIHGQKMCGIIWCWTGELDRLEETFNVVNEAGPPAFHFTTPMPYPVLQSSFDAVIPPGMQWYWRGSFFDGIPDAAAEVHRRYGEALPTDLCTMHLYPVDGAAGRVSADETPWSYRHAIWSGIFGGVDPDPANAEVVTRWCLDYWEEMQPYSMGGGYVNFAGADEQAGRVRATYRDHYDRLAEIKHAYDPYNLFHANQNILPAPQRLAA; encoded by the coding sequence ATGAGCACCCCTGGTACCCCCACCCCCTCCCTCCCCACCCAGGACCCCGCCTTGCTGGAAGATCTGCGCGCTGCGCTGCGCGGACCGGTCACCGGCCCTGGGGACGCCGCGTACGACGGGGCGCGGCGGATCTACAACGCGATGATCGACCGGCGCCCCGCGGCCCTGGTCGGCTGCGCCGACGCCGGCGACGTGATCGCGGCCGTGAACCGTGTACGCGACGACGGCCTGGAACTCGCGGTGAAGGGCGGCGGCCACAGCGGCCCCGGCCTCTGCCTGGTCGACGGCGGTGTGACCCTCGACCTGTCGCCGATGCGCTGGGTGCACGTCGACCCCGCGGCGCGGACGGCCCGTGTCGGTGGCGGCAGCCTGATCGGCGACCTCGACCACGCGGCCGGCGCGTTCGGCCTGGCGACGCCCGCGGGCATCGTGTCGTCAACCGGCGTCGGCGGCCTGACGCTCGGCGGCGGCCACGGCTACCTGACCCGCAAGTACGGGCTGACCGTCGACAACCTGCTGGCCGTCGACATGGTGCTGGCCGACGGGAGCTTCGTCACGGCGAGCGAGACCGAGCACCCGGACCTCTTCTGGGCCGTGCGGGGCGGCGGCGGGAACTTCGGCGTCGCCACCGCGTTCACCTACCGCCTGCACCCCGTGGACGTCGTCGGCGTCGCGCTCACCATGTGGCCGGTGGAACGCACCGTCGAGGTCGTGAAGTGGTACCGCGAGTACCTGCCGCAGGCGCCCGACGACGTCTACGGCTTCCTCGCGGTGCTGTCCGTTCCGCCCGCCCCGCCCTTCCCGCCCGAGATCCACGGGCAGAAGATGTGCGGGATCATCTGGTGCTGGACGGGCGAACTCGACCGTCTGGAGGAGACGTTCAACGTCGTGAACGAGGCCGGGCCACCCGCGTTCCACTTCACCACGCCCATGCCCTACCCCGTGCTCCAGTCGAGCTTCGACGCGGTGATCCCGCCCGGCATGCAGTGGTACTGGCGCGGCTCCTTCTTCGACGGCATCCCGGACGCAGCCGCCGAGGTGCACCGCCGGTACGGCGAGGCGCTGCCCACCGACCTGTGCACGATGCACCTCTACCCCGTCGACGGCGCCGCCGGCCGGGTGAGCGCGGACGAGACGCCGTGGAGCTACCGCCACGCGATCTGGTCCGGGATCTTCGGCGGAGTCGACCCGGATCCGGCCAACGCCGAGGTCGTGACGCGCTGGTGCCTGGACTACTGGGAGGAGATGCAGCCGTACTCGATGGGCGGCGGCTACGTGAACTTCGCCGGTGCCGACGAGCAGGCGGGCCGGGTGCGTGCCACGTACCGGGACCACTACGACCGGCTCGCGGAGATCAAGCACGCCTACGACCCGTACAACCTCTTCCACGCCAACCAGAACATCCTCCCTGCCCCGCAGCGCCTCGCGGCCTGA
- a CDS encoding DUF1992 domain-containing protein codes for MTERKPPGLPFESWVDRQIREAAERGAFADLPGAGKPLSGEGAPYDEMWWVKEKMRREGVSYLPPSLVLRKEADEEYAAALRARTEDEVRRRVAALNDRLRRAVLDGVSGPTVSLAQYDVDDAVREWRAGG; via the coding sequence ATGACGGAGCGCAAGCCACCGGGGCTCCCCTTCGAGTCCTGGGTGGACCGGCAGATCCGCGAGGCCGCCGAGCGCGGCGCCTTCGCGGACCTGCCCGGTGCGGGGAAGCCGCTGAGCGGGGAGGGCGCGCCGTACGACGAGATGTGGTGGGTGAAGGAGAAGATGCGCCGCGAGGGCGTCTCGTATCTGCCGCCGTCGCTGGTGCTGCGCAAGGAGGCCGACGAGGAGTACGCGGCGGCGCTGCGCGCCCGTACCGAGGACGAGGTGCGGCGGCGCGTCGCGGCGCTCAACGACCGCCTCCGCCGGGCCGTGCTGGACGGCGTGAGCGGCCCCACCGTCAGCCTCGCGCAGTACGACGTCGACGACGCCGTCCGGGAATGGCGGGCCGGCGGCTGA
- a CDS encoding putative sulfate exporter family transporter: protein MALLGARLAARQKAVAEHHPTRGEDSGGGAGPLPGLALAAAGVGAAWGVHLLVPAVPVLSAAIVLGVLAAHLPGVRRFVRGACRPGLTLAAKRLMRIGVVLLGLRLGLGDVLGLGGDTVAMVVAVVAATLCGTVWLGRRLGLPGDQPLLIATGYSICGASAIGAVGEVRRSEDRDIATSVALVTLCGTLAIGVLPLLQGPLGLDAVQFGRWVGAGVHDVGQVVATAQTAGPAALEEAVLVKLLRVALLAPLVALVALGALRGARGRRDARRAGEAGGTRTARRTRGERPPLVPLFVLGFLAMVALRTTGLVPGTALHAADLAKEVLLAAALFGLGSAVHLPTLARTGPRVAALGLGAWLVIGAASYGGVLLTT from the coding sequence ATGGCCCTGCTCGGGGCACGGCTCGCGGCGCGGCAGAAGGCCGTCGCCGAGCACCACCCGACGCGTGGCGAGGACAGCGGGGGAGGGGCCGGGCCGCTGCCCGGACTCGCCCTCGCCGCCGCCGGGGTCGGGGCCGCCTGGGGCGTCCACCTGCTGGTGCCGGCGGTACCGGTGCTCAGCGCCGCCATCGTGCTCGGCGTCCTCGCCGCGCACCTGCCCGGTGTGCGCCGGTTCGTCCGCGGGGCCTGTCGCCCCGGCCTGACGCTGGCCGCCAAGCGGCTGATGCGGATCGGTGTCGTGCTGCTCGGTCTCCGGCTCGGGCTCGGCGACGTGCTCGGACTCGGCGGGGACACCGTCGCCATGGTGGTCGCCGTCGTTGCCGCCACCCTCTGCGGCACGGTCTGGCTCGGCCGCCGCCTCGGCCTGCCCGGTGACCAGCCCCTGCTGATCGCCACCGGCTATTCCATCTGCGGGGCGTCCGCGATCGGTGCCGTCGGCGAGGTGCGCCGGAGCGAGGACCGGGACATCGCCACGTCGGTCGCGCTGGTCACGCTCTGCGGAACCCTGGCGATCGGCGTCCTACCGCTGTTGCAGGGCCCGTTGGGGTTGGACGCCGTCCAGTTCGGCCGTTGGGTCGGCGCCGGGGTGCACGACGTGGGTCAGGTCGTCGCCACCGCGCAGACCGCCGGACCGGCGGCGCTGGAAGAGGCGGTGCTGGTCAAGCTGCTGCGCGTGGCCCTGCTGGCGCCGCTGGTCGCCCTGGTGGCGCTGGGCGCGCTGCGGGGTGCCCGGGGCAGGCGGGACGCCCGTCGCGCGGGGGAGGCCGGGGGGACCCGGACCGCCCGGCGGACCCGGGGCGAACGGCCGCCGCTGGTACCGCTGTTCGTCCTCGGCTTCCTTGCCATGGTCGCTCTCCGCACCACCGGGCTGGTGCCCGGCACCGCCCTGCACGCGGCGGATCTGGCGAAGGAGGTGCTGCTCGCTGCAGCCCTGTTCGGCCTCGGCAGCGCCGTGCACCTGCCGACGCTGGCGCGCACCGGCCCCCGCGTCGCGGCGCTCGGCCTCGGCGCCTGGCTCGTGATCGGTGCGGCCTCCTACGGCGGGGTGCTGCTCACCACGTAG
- a CDS encoding FAD-linked oxidase C-terminal domain-containing protein — translation MSALSERLRDGLPAEAVVTDPDVARSYAHDMASFCDAGAPAVVVLPRTVEHVQHVMRTATALRVPVVPQGARTGLSGAANATEGCIVLSLTRMDRILEIDPVERIAVVEPGVVNAVLSRAVGEHGLYYPPDPSSWEQCTIGGNIGTGSGGLCCVKYGVTAEYVLGLEVVLADGRLMTTGRRTAKGVAGYDLTRLFVGSEGSLGIVVRAVLALRPQPPRQLVLAAEFPTMAAAGDAVCRIMERGHAPSLLEIMDRTTLRAVNAMAQMGLPESTEALLLAGFDTPDPSADLAAVGEVCTAAGATEVVPADTVAESELLLQARRLALVALEKITGTTLIDDVCVPRARLAELLDGAQKIGAEYGLTVGSCAHAGDGNAHPLVCFDPTDEDEARRARESFDDIMALGLELGGTITGEHGVGVLKKDWLARELGPVGLEMQRGIKQVFDPLDLLNPGKLF, via the coding sequence ATGAGCGCCCTCAGCGAACGGCTCCGGGACGGACTCCCCGCCGAAGCGGTGGTCACCGACCCCGACGTCGCCCGGTCCTACGCCCACGACATGGCGAGCTTCTGCGACGCGGGCGCCCCCGCCGTGGTCGTGCTGCCGCGTACGGTCGAGCACGTCCAGCACGTGATGCGCACGGCCACCGCGCTACGGGTGCCGGTGGTGCCGCAGGGCGCCCGTACCGGCCTGTCCGGCGCGGCCAACGCCACCGAGGGCTGCATCGTGCTGTCGCTGACCCGTATGGACCGCATCCTGGAGATCGACCCGGTCGAGCGGATCGCCGTCGTCGAACCCGGCGTGGTGAACGCCGTGCTGTCCCGTGCGGTGGGGGAGCACGGGCTCTACTACCCGCCGGACCCCTCCAGTTGGGAACAGTGCACGATCGGCGGCAACATCGGCACCGGCTCCGGCGGCCTGTGCTGCGTGAAGTACGGCGTGACGGCGGAGTACGTGCTGGGGCTGGAGGTGGTGCTCGCCGACGGACGGCTGATGACCACCGGACGCCGCACCGCCAAGGGCGTCGCCGGCTACGACCTGACCCGGCTGTTCGTGGGCTCCGAGGGCAGCCTGGGCATCGTCGTACGGGCCGTGCTGGCACTGCGCCCCCAGCCGCCGCGGCAGCTCGTGCTGGCCGCCGAGTTCCCCACCATGGCGGCGGCCGGAGACGCGGTCTGCCGCATCATGGAGCGCGGTCACGCCCCCTCGCTGCTGGAGATCATGGACCGCACCACGCTGCGCGCGGTCAACGCGATGGCCCAGATGGGCCTCCCGGAGTCCACCGAGGCGCTGCTGCTGGCCGGCTTCGACACCCCCGACCCGTCCGCCGATCTGGCCGCCGTCGGCGAGGTCTGCACGGCCGCCGGCGCGACGGAGGTGGTGCCCGCCGACACCGTCGCCGAGTCCGAACTGCTCCTCCAGGCGCGGCGGCTCGCCCTGGTGGCGCTGGAGAAGATCACCGGCACCACGCTGATCGACGACGTGTGTGTGCCCCGCGCGCGGCTGGCCGAACTCCTGGACGGCGCGCAGAAGATCGGCGCCGAGTACGGGCTGACAGTGGGCTCGTGCGCGCATGCCGGCGACGGCAACGCGCACCCCCTGGTCTGCTTCGACCCCACCGACGAGGACGAGGCGCGGCGGGCCCGGGAGTCGTTCGACGACATCATGGCCCTGGGGCTGGAACTGGGCGGCACCATCACCGGCGAGCACGGCGTCGGCGTGCTGAAGAAGGACTGGCTCGCCCGCGAACTCGGGCCCGTCGGGCTGGAGATGCAGCGCGGCATCAAGCAGGTCTTCGACCCGCTGGACCTGCTCAACCCCGGCAAGCTGTTCTGA
- a CDS encoding YrhK family protein — MSDQRRPSSLTIRIGHDELVVRRRYETASILNDVCIALWFVAGSVMFFYASWAVLGTWCFLLGSLQLLVRPGIRLTRQLHLQRVRGRRAQPVSAGAESAQDY; from the coding sequence ATGAGTGACCAGCGCAGGCCGTCGTCCTTGACCATCCGCATCGGCCACGACGAACTCGTCGTGCGCCGCCGCTACGAGACCGCGAGCATCCTCAACGACGTGTGCATCGCGCTGTGGTTCGTGGCGGGCAGCGTGATGTTCTTCTATGCGTCCTGGGCCGTCCTGGGCACCTGGTGCTTCCTGCTGGGCAGCCTCCAGCTGCTGGTCCGGCCCGGTATCCGGCTCACCCGCCAGCTCCACCTGCAGCGCGTGCGGGGCCGGAGGGCGCAGCCGGTGTCGGCGGGGGCGGAGTCCGCCCAGGACTACTGA
- a CDS encoding ribbon-helix-helix protein, CopG family, with protein sequence MAMNVRFDDDQTQALKKQAEREGRSMQAVVRRAVDDYLARNARDAMVRESAIKEAAKWHELLERLK encoded by the coding sequence ATGGCCATGAACGTGCGATTCGACGACGACCAGACGCAGGCGCTCAAGAAGCAGGCCGAGCGTGAAGGGCGCAGCATGCAGGCCGTAGTGCGTCGGGCGGTGGACGACTATCTGGCGCGGAACGCCCGCGACGCGATGGTCCGTGAGTCGGCGATCAAGGAGGCCGCCAAGTGGCACGAGCTGCTGGAGCGGCTCAAGTGA
- a CDS encoding type II toxin-antitoxin system death-on-curing family toxin produces the protein MTVFYLTAEEVLVIADHACDDMRVAVRDLGLLESAAARPAASMFGEEAYADLFEKAAALMQSLAVNPPFVDGNKRTAWLSTVVFLRINGIELRPDIDAAEQLIVSVATGELEEIKVIADCLRRLR, from the coding sequence GTGACCGTGTTCTACCTGACGGCCGAAGAAGTCCTCGTCATCGCCGACCACGCGTGCGACGACATGCGGGTCGCAGTTCGTGACCTTGGCCTTCTGGAGTCGGCGGCGGCGCGACCGGCTGCGTCGATGTTCGGTGAGGAGGCGTATGCCGATCTCTTCGAGAAGGCGGCGGCGCTCATGCAGTCCCTCGCGGTCAACCCCCCCTTCGTCGACGGCAACAAGCGCACCGCATGGCTATCGACCGTGGTCTTTCTCCGTATCAACGGAATCGAGCTGCGGCCCGATATTGATGCGGCCGAGCAGTTGATCGTCTCCGTTGCCACCGGCGAACTGGAGGAGATCAAGGTGATCGCGGACTGTCTGCGGCGGCTTCGGTAG
- a CDS encoding LysR family transcriptional regulator encodes MFDSRLLRTFDEVVRAGSYSAAARALGYTQPAITQQMKALERSVGTPLFVRVGRRMRLTEAGEALARHAGIILENLSVAQEQMTALTRLHSGRVRVCSFPSAGATLVPEALARLATDSPGVRVELQESEPPESLERVVRGEADITLAFTYPGLREQVPDELVEIPLLEDQLTVVMPAGHAMAQRRAVKLEDLAEERWIAGCLRCRTNFLHECAELGFAPDIVFTTDDILVVQSLVAKGLGIAMMPGLVLSFLVHDRVAGRALDPASRRQVSAYVLREHLSIPATAMVLDELKAVAADRVGC; translated from the coding sequence GTGTTCGATTCGCGGTTGCTGAGGACCTTCGACGAGGTCGTGCGGGCCGGGTCGTACTCGGCGGCCGCGCGGGCCCTCGGGTACACGCAGCCCGCGATCACCCAGCAGATGAAGGCGCTGGAACGTTCCGTCGGCACGCCGCTGTTCGTGCGGGTCGGCCGGCGGATGCGGCTCACCGAGGCGGGGGAGGCGCTGGCCCGGCACGCCGGGATCATCCTGGAGAACCTGTCCGTCGCGCAGGAGCAGATGACCGCGCTGACCCGGCTGCACTCCGGGCGGGTGCGGGTGTGCTCGTTCCCCAGCGCGGGCGCCACCCTGGTGCCGGAGGCGCTCGCCCGGCTGGCGACGGACAGCCCCGGCGTGCGCGTGGAGCTCCAGGAGAGCGAGCCGCCGGAGTCGCTGGAGCGCGTGGTGCGCGGCGAGGCGGACATCACCCTCGCCTTCACCTACCCCGGCCTCCGCGAACAGGTCCCCGACGAACTGGTGGAGATCCCGCTGCTGGAGGACCAGCTCACCGTGGTGATGCCCGCCGGGCACGCCATGGCGCAGCGGCGCGCGGTGAAGCTGGAGGACCTCGCGGAGGAGCGGTGGATCGCCGGCTGTCTGCGCTGCCGCACCAACTTCCTGCACGAGTGCGCGGAGCTGGGCTTCGCGCCGGACATCGTCTTCACCACCGACGACATCCTCGTGGTGCAGTCCCTCGTCGCCAAGGGGCTCGGGATCGCGATGATGCCCGGGCTGGTGCTGTCGTTCCTGGTGCACGACCGGGTCGCCGGCCGAGCGCTGGACCCGGCCTCGCGGCGGCAGGTCTCCGCGTACGTGCTGCGGGAGCACCTGAGCATCCCGGCCACCGCGATGGTGCTGGACGAGCTGAAGGCGGTCGCCGCCGACCGCGTCGGGTGCTGA
- a CDS encoding helix-turn-helix domain-containing protein, producing the protein MTAETSQTLDRGLRVLKLLADTDHGLTVTELSNKLGVNRTVVYRLLATLEQHALVRRDLGGRARVGLGVLRLGRQVHPLVREAALPALRSLAEDVGATAHLTLVDGNDALAVAVVEPSWTDYHVAYRPGFRHSLDRGAAGRAILAGRGPDVELGPGYILTHGELEAGASGAAAPMLGVTGIEGSVGVVMLTDSVPTQVGDRVVHAAQEVADALR; encoded by the coding sequence GTGACCGCGGAGACCTCGCAGACGCTCGACAGAGGGCTCAGAGTGCTGAAGCTCCTCGCCGACACCGACCACGGCCTCACCGTGACCGAGCTGTCCAACAAGCTCGGCGTCAACCGGACCGTCGTCTACCGACTCCTGGCCACCCTCGAGCAGCACGCCCTGGTGCGGCGCGACCTCGGCGGGCGGGCCCGCGTGGGCCTGGGGGTGCTGCGGCTGGGCCGCCAGGTGCACCCGCTGGTGCGGGAGGCCGCACTGCCCGCGCTGCGCTCCCTCGCCGAGGACGTGGGCGCCACCGCGCATCTCACCCTCGTCGATGGCAACGACGCGCTCGCCGTAGCCGTTGTCGAGCCCAGCTGGACCGACTACCACGTCGCCTACCGGCCCGGCTTCCGTCACTCCCTGGACCGCGGGGCGGCGGGACGGGCCATCCTGGCCGGGCGCGGCCCGGACGTCGAACTGGGCCCCGGCTACATCCTCACCCACGGCGAACTGGAGGCGGGCGCGAGCGGCGCCGCCGCGCCGATGCTGGGAGTGACCGGCATCGAGGGCAGCGTGGGCGTCGTGATGCTGACGGACTCCGTGCCGACGCAGGTCGGCGACCGCGTGGTGCACGCGGCCCAGGAGGTCGCCGACGCCCTGCGCTGA
- a CDS encoding S16 family serine protease, producing the protein MPSLSHLLRSRRRVLALCAVPVAALLAVTAFAPLPFSVAQPGITANVLGTYQGERVITVGGAEPRRSEGELLMTTIAATSPDTTVRLPDVVRSWFSTDRAVMPRDSVYPVGDTPEEIREHTSAQMEQSQNEAVTAALNELNRSPDGVEVDLRLEDVGGPSAGLLFTLGVIAKLDGDGRGGSLTGGRTIAGTGTIDVDGDVGPVGGVPLKTQAAARDGATVFLVPEAECDDARVDLPEGLRLIPVGDLDGALDALEALADGESVPACPA; encoded by the coding sequence ATGCCCTCCCTCAGCCACCTCCTCCGCTCGCGGCGCCGGGTGCTGGCGCTGTGCGCGGTCCCCGTCGCCGCGCTGCTCGCCGTCACGGCCTTCGCCCCCCTGCCGTTCTCCGTCGCCCAGCCCGGCATCACGGCGAACGTGCTGGGGACGTACCAGGGCGAGCGGGTGATCACGGTCGGCGGCGCGGAACCGCGCCGCAGCGAGGGGGAGCTGCTGATGACGACGATCGCGGCCACTTCGCCGGACACCACCGTGCGTCTGCCGGACGTGGTGCGCAGCTGGTTCTCCACCGACCGCGCCGTGATGCCGCGCGACTCCGTGTATCCGGTCGGCGACACCCCGGAGGAGATTCGCGAGCACACCTCGGCGCAGATGGAGCAGTCGCAGAACGAGGCCGTCACCGCCGCGCTGAACGAGCTGAACCGGTCGCCGGACGGAGTCGAGGTCGACCTGCGGCTGGAGGACGTCGGCGGCCCGAGCGCCGGGCTGCTGTTCACCCTCGGGGTGATCGCCAAGCTGGACGGCGACGGCCGCGGCGGCAGCTTGACGGGCGGCCGCACGATCGCGGGCACCGGCACCATCGACGTCGACGGCGACGTCGGCCCGGTCGGGGGCGTCCCGCTGAAGACGCAGGCCGCCGCCCGGGACGGCGCGACGGTCTTCCTGGTCCCCGAGGCGGAGTGCGACGACGCCCGCGTCGACCTGCCCGAAGGGCTGCGCCTGATCCCCGTCGGCGATCTCGACGGCGCCCTCGACGCGCTGGAGGCCCTCGCCGACGGCGAGTCCGTGCCGGCCTGCCCCGCGTGA
- a CDS encoding DEAD/DEAH box helicase, producing the protein MSTTTSSHHLSPAFPGRAPWGTANKLRAWQQGAMDAYLQAQPRDFLAVATPGAGKTTFALTLASWLLHHHVVQQVVVVAPTEHLKKQWADAAARIGIKLDPEYSAGPLGKEYDGIALTYAGVGVRPMLHRNRVEQRKTLVILDEIHHAGDSRSWGEACLEAFEPATRRLALTGTPFRSDTNPIPFVGYAEGNDGIRRSVADYTYGYGSALGDGVVRPVIFLSYSGNMRWRTKAGDEVAARLGEPMTKDAISQAWRTALDPRGEWMPAVLRAADQRLTEVRKAIPDAGGLVIAADQDSARAYAKLLREITGHGATVVLSDDAGASQRIEDFRGSEDRWMVAVRMVSEGVDVPRLAVGVYATTISTPLFFAQAVGRFVRSRRRGETASVFLPTIPMLMTFAHEMEVERDHVLDKPKKDGDDADPYAEEADLLQEAERQQDEDTGDQDQLPFEALESDAVFDRVMYDGAEFGMQAHPGSEEEQDYLGIPGLLEPDQVQMLLQKRQARQISHSRKKPDQEANLLELPADRRPVVSHREMMELRRELNSLVGAYSHQSGKPHGVIHTELRRSCGGPPAAESTANQLQQRIAKVREWATRMR; encoded by the coding sequence GTGTCTACCACCACCTCCAGCCACCACCTGTCCCCGGCCTTCCCCGGCCGCGCCCCCTGGGGTACGGCGAACAAGCTGCGCGCCTGGCAGCAGGGGGCCATGGACGCGTACTTGCAGGCCCAGCCCCGGGACTTCCTCGCGGTCGCCACTCCCGGCGCCGGGAAGACCACCTTCGCGCTCACGCTCGCGTCGTGGTTGCTGCACCACCACGTGGTGCAGCAGGTGGTCGTCGTCGCGCCCACCGAGCATCTGAAGAAGCAGTGGGCGGACGCGGCCGCGCGCATAGGCATCAAGCTCGACCCCGAATACAGCGCCGGTCCGCTCGGCAAGGAGTACGACGGCATCGCGCTCACGTACGCGGGCGTCGGTGTCCGGCCCATGCTGCACCGCAACCGCGTCGAACAGCGCAAGACCCTCGTGATCCTCGACGAGATCCACCACGCTGGCGACAGCCGCTCCTGGGGCGAAGCCTGTCTGGAGGCGTTCGAGCCCGCGACCCGCCGACTGGCGCTCACCGGCACGCCCTTCCGCTCCGACACCAACCCGATTCCGTTCGTCGGCTACGCGGAGGGGAACGACGGCATCCGCCGCTCGGTCGCGGACTACACCTACGGCTACGGCAGTGCGCTGGGCGACGGCGTCGTCCGGCCCGTCATCTTCCTCTCCTACAGCGGCAACATGCGCTGGCGGACCAAGGCGGGCGACGAGGTCGCGGCGCGGCTCGGCGAACCCATGACCAAGGACGCGATCTCGCAGGCCTGGCGTACCGCGCTGGACCCGCGCGGAGAGTGGATGCCCGCCGTGCTCCGCGCCGCCGACCAGCGGCTGACCGAGGTCCGCAAGGCGATCCCCGACGCCGGCGGACTGGTCATCGCTGCCGACCAGGACTCCGCCCGTGCGTACGCCAAGCTGCTCCGCGAGATCACCGGGCACGGCGCCACCGTCGTGCTCTCCGACGATGCGGGCGCCTCGCAGCGCATCGAGGACTTCCGCGGCAGCGAGGACCGCTGGATGGTCGCCGTCCGCATGGTGTCCGAGGGCGTCGACGTGCCGCGGCTCGCGGTCGGGGTCTACGCCACGACGATCTCCACCCCGCTGTTCTTCGCCCAGGCCGTGGGCCGCTTCGTGCGGTCGAGGAGGCGGGGCGAGACCGCGTCTGTCTTCCTGCCGACGATTCCGATGCTGATGACGTTCGCCCACGAGATGGAGGTCGAACGCGACCACGTCCTGGACAAGCCGAAGAAGGACGGCGACGACGCCGACCCGTACGCCGAGGAGGCGGACCTCCTTCAGGAGGCCGAGAGGCAGCAGGACGAGGACACCGGCGACCAGGACCAACTCCCCTTCGAAGCACTGGAGTCGGACGCCGTCTTCGACCGCGTGATGTACGACGGCGCCGAATTCGGCATGCAGGCGCATCCGGGCAGTGAGGAGGAGCAGGACTATCTGGGCATCCCGGGCCTCCTCGAACCGGACCAGGTGCAGATGCTGCTCCAGAAGCGGCAGGCGCGGCAGATCTCGCACAGCCGGAAGAAGCCGGACCAGGAGGCGAACCTCCTCGAACTGCCCGCCGACCGGCGGCCCGTCGTCAGCCACCGGGAGATGATGGAGCTGCGGCGCGAACTCAACTCGCTGGTCGGCGCGTACTCCCACCAGAGCGGGAAACCGCACGGCGTCATCCACACCGAGCTGCGGCGCTCCTGCGGAGGACCGCCGGCGGCGGAGTCCACGGCGAACCAGCTGCAGCAGCGCATCGCGAAGGTGCGCGAGTGGGCCACCCGCATGCGCTGA